One window of Aspergillus oryzae RIB40 DNA, chromosome 3 genomic DNA carries:
- a CDS encoding putative fermentation associated protein (Csf1) (uncharacterized conserved protein) produces MANTSLLTFGLTPDPSFNVVLFFLLYFNRLFATLLSYGIRAYTWHYYRAYVDINALQISLLGGRIFFKGVRYHGVNETIFVHGGFITWRYWRRSVRRTFLYDLKPNGYEPRNGVRSVADGDNDGAGDSGMKEQGGLKGADLLPCRITAKVYGLEWFIYNRTPAYDAILAGFNTQGQPATFTKPQYPGSSSLDAELKDNSTRNSSVCESADPRSPQAGNTPGRSRTGGETIGSHIVEGSGQEVGDGLSRLLRLLPVKLVCDKGAIVIGNENTRSVLTTTFDGATGLIEVCNAGPLDLYRQSFSFEFMHPVVQMRPNPDFKQNQLSAASGLSSTGEDQPGIKRKRDTIFNYQFQKRRVWHSIRDLIPYFQTSVESFHVSEKHEEAGPRTQGDVRHDVRWVGLSRYLDDTNQDDHEEWNSVEYARFSTLLDSPSMTIAYYWDIPGCVKPQESPQEFPPREATPDINGAPPPEWGIDVKIEGGTINYGPWADRERVGLQNIFFPNSYRNSQPAEPLTTGDLRQNSVFKLRVETTDELTLRIPTREPSKDWQWKGRADAIRGASKMKKQQRRRQSRAADSEKGHVGPEIRPFGWLSLRVTGDSTINYCMDMVASKVGYFNQLVLDLRDSTMSSSVNHAVLWQCPQQLIKCDLSVPLTWNDPRTWEFDVESRDMELFLLRDHIFLLTDLVADWASGPPAEYYTFVPFNYKLSLSFVNLRLFVNVNDMNIISNPSDLDDNRLLVIKGERLTSDVLIPLNRYKPEQNTVSFNVRLQDAGIDYLSPLWDTLHTFLQDKSAATLETMSIDGSYSYYLSTSSELTDTLFLNIEGLSPKLYLFGFLIRSFMTIKENYFGEEMHFKTLEEFQDLAYAKEPSETHNGINPNRKSNDLDVIVHVTVDNPCALLPENIYDRLKCLRLTAPSLEIDLRFTNYYMDLEFSIAPLKVGLESHLAGKHPRISDSQLFIDGVSVHGHRLFGLPPAEPTYVCNWDFKLGRVIGECSTEFISCLGPALKSFDFSFDNEENALPPLFPIALHDVTFLRARIGMIHVSVLLDKTALVLSSGPVTTKFNDWTNAKFSKRMSLLVPELVIAAVDHELVGRLEGPTRPEVTPLALFETTINLRMAQRKNDIVESRRLQQEHIKVHDQRTQRTPWLLFDWEEVDPDSTHLNDDDLTLPTIAIPAMPEPVIKNMNMGHLSAKRSVFSDGSSYASSEGFLVSSDASSVQRGRRKGDRSTTYTSSLVSEGQRQTSVQLPPGLRQDSHSTEEQRNPSTILQNSSNPWDMPDFSLHKVNLDTSQLPSRHTSSDDIRPDDLFVTKFDPQFSPSAEDQTTHTNFAIVLPNGVRGSCAPDFLFMLSSLIEGLQARHPTNIIDSLQKDVVSDIVGYEKALKSPKRSTSVAIRTPVILVKLENLSEAPSKYESGFRDEYRVEIAHLKTEIRTKVEREKGDLLAGIKKSSTVHAAAESLSISVEGTRADAYQERAELTCLFGDMNFWLVTKPMIKSNFQARAFDTVTYTKSVEHLAYLVRRTTTMFDSVTSSLQHNSSLENKRLRLLIYFLTQPAANIPDPAFLTRISYVLRVAPTHLRQHDSWKIISRIRNVYDNLPSHQKEDLASRCLNNDLSLPPDARTTVLSGFDEWRAWDLAHVGKSYVMQRVWSSFVPKMESTPSPAYFSSTVKLLRFSIDPGPKESDFVVEDLSTALSINPQDGTLLGAEAKPTNLTIVQAYCSSISLRLRWEILELVEGLLRTMSTVTLESTTPTQALYTESKESKELQVVFGADTGSINLDGINAKLAFTGRGLRSSVVQKLDGIRGPDCLSALISAQACSSELSDLCKVIMSWKVGDPHLYCSRVSQEKEGELENEWKIAGSSKRLRYDMREDPLSLAHIADRLIEDEVRYIHRLTSNMNPSAHQSSEGISSARKPVCNKFHIAMFLGDYRLSFCILPSLTYVITGEVARTSMVPTMDSKVEVDFDLKRNLHTFLSNNGNGWHSLSVLEIPPINGRVVANTSPVRMDMEVDVTIELIQLEASAVRSLLGALTKPEFSHLMSDLKQNVETLQLHLNDALALDKGPPRQKEPSNGHSILYKARMTMAGTKIHASAPAISGKKYSADMDISLGMIRMRLNNGLEQRHPMEYPEFHVNTSNISFDLRKQEATISRSYCNFTIDAKLQGTSMLRENGEARRVFHFSSKRLDVELFPETAALVVDMATHLQERIKTLDLSHEVKRFKKLRRRANAVPRVPSIQVNDDSRSEDLFSAMFSLDLNLIQVGWNMSTVPLPISGRKPDDLVFSIRRLELSNKRTNTAKLRIEDMQLQMVPYLGNRRTRSLNSALLPELVFNVAYSSAGREVRLAFQAAGKSLDIRATSDFILPGSMIRDSIAASSRIIREANSTLVSKSSDDNSKPRALFGNKRFRSVLVDVDFAGAIVSLQGRHTGDQQALLTATLKGSKLSEAKYGQYIQGDAVATATFRAPGVALKVQFEDNGQDNPRLNAELKIDASTNVLYPSLVPLLKQMTDTVKEVMGGQEKPRRPSGAMMLQPQRLMQEAPLDMNAKDSILGRCILNVGLLICKQEFSLSCQPIARVAATASFDTVYVTINTVQSDDYGRFLALLVAFNSLEASVKHVYSNESTASFEVNSMVMSLMNSKHLGNSKGISAVLRISPMQVALNAKQVQDFLLFREIWLPAADNIETKPAFPPQSTESQAYIVQRYQQVASASAFPWNTTIAIEKLEIQLDLGSSLGKAQFAINDLWLSSKKTSDREQTLCVGFKATGIESKGRMSGLIELQTFRVQTSIQWPDDTYHNKTPLIQASISFSLFQAKVSFDYQPFLIAHITMFDFLMYNVCSASGNGHQRLFSILEGEQVQVFCTSLTASQTVALYQAWQRLVQDKQASYEAALREVERYMRRRSSVFASKADLPAKDVARDADEKEEKAPISLQTGVAVTIKSVNIGVFPSSFFDNHVLRLDAHDAQARFDVSLQEGKIHSALGLTLGQLRVALSSIVRPGPTEVEELLVGEIANRVLASSGGTILKVPRLVAQMETWQIPGTQQIDYIFRSTFEGKVDVGWNYSRISFIRDMWESHSRALTSRLGKPLPPSAVRITGGLNEGGGDKKDQQQEKITAVVNVPQSKYTYVALEPPVIETPQLRDMGEATPPLEWIGLQRDRLPNVTHQIIIVTLLEIAKEVEDAYGKILGSS; encoded by the exons ATGGCTAACACGAGTTTGTTAACCTTCGGCTTGACACCAGATCCAAGCTTCAATGT AGTActattcttcttgctttacTTTAATCGCCTTTTTGCAACCCTTCTCTCGTATGGGATTCGCGCCTACACATGGCATTATTATCGCGCATATGTCGACATCAATGCACTCCAAATCTCTTTGCTTGGAGGACGGATCTTTTTTAAGGGTGTCCGATACCACGGTGTGAATGAGACCATATTTGTTCACGGGGGCTTTATAACATGGCGTTACTGGAGGCGATCGGTGAGGAGGACATTTCTATACGACCTGAAGCCCAATGGATACGAACCGAGGAATGGTGTGCGATCGGTCGCGGACGGGGATAATGATGGCGCCGGAGACAGTGGAATGAAGGAGCAAGGAGGATTGAAAGGTGCAGATTTACTCCCTTGTCGCATTACTGCCAAGGTTTACGGGCTCGAGTGGTTCATATACAATAGGACACCGGCCTATGATGCTATCCTGGCAGGCTTCAACACCCAAGGACAGCCAGCGACCTTCACTAAGCCACAGTACCCTGGAAGCAGCTCTTTGGATGCTGAGCTTAAAGATAATTCAACTAGGAATTCATCTGTGTGCGAATCTGCCGATCCGAGATCTCCTCAAGCGGGCAACACTCCGGGACGTAGTAGAACTGGCGGGGAAACAATTGGTTCTCACATTGTTGAAGGATCCGGTCAAGAAGTGGGTGATGGGCTTTCGAGGCTGCTTCGACTTCTGCCAGTGAAGCTAGTGTGTGACAAAGGGGCCATCGTGATCGGTAATGAAAATACCAGGTCCGTTCTGACAACAACCTTCGACGGTGCGACTGGATTAATCGAAGTATGCAATGCTGGGCCACTTGATCTTTATCGGCAATCATTCTCTTTTGAGTTCATGCACCCGGTTGTTCAGATGCGCCCAAACCCAGACTTCAAGCAGAACCAGCTTTCTGCGGCGAGCGGACTAAGTTCCACCGGGGAAGACCAGCCCGGGATAAAGCGCAAACGGGATACGATCTTCAACTATCAATTCCAAAAGCGCAGAGTATGGCATAGTATCCGTGACCTTATTCCATACTTTCAGACATCCGTGGAATCCTTTCATGTTTCTGAAAAACACGAAGAAGCGGGACCGAGAACCCAAGGCGATGTTCGCCATGATGTCCGTTGGGTTGGCCTTTCTCGATATTTAGATGACACCAACCAGGATGATCACGAAGAATGGAATTCTGTCGAATATGCCAGATTCTCTACACTCTTGGATAGCCCTAGTATGACTATAGCATATTACTGGGACATTCCTGGGTGTGTTAAGCCCCAAGAATCGCCGCAGGAATTCCCGCCCCGAGAAGCAACCCCGGATATCAATGGTGCGCCGCCCCCAGAATGGGGCATCGACGTAAAGATTGAAGGAGGCACTATCAATTACGGGCCGTGGGCTGATCGCGAACGTGTGGGCTTGCAAAACATCTTCTTTCCCAATTCCTACCGAAACTCCCAACCGGCGGAGCCTTTAACAACGGGCGATCTGAGACAGAATTCTGTCTTCAAACTGCGAGTGGAGACCACTGATGAACTAACGTTGCGTATTCCAACAAGGGAACCTTCCAAAGACTGGCAGTGGAAAGGTCGCGCTGATGCAATTCGAGGCGCAtcgaaaatgaagaagcaACAGCGAAGGCGACAGTCGAGGGCTGCAGACAGTGAGAAGGGTCATGTTGGCCCCGAGATTCGCCCTTTTGGGTGGCTGTCTCTCCGCGTGACTGGCGACTCGACCATAAATTACTGTATGGATATGGTGGCATCTAAAGTCGGCTACTTCAATCAACTTGTTCTAGACCTTCGAGACTCAACAATGTCATCAAGCGTCAATCATGCAGTGCTATGGCAATGCCCTCAGCAGCTTATTAAATGTGATCTCTCAGTTCCTCTTACCTGGAACGACCCTCGTACGTGGGAATTTGATGTCGAAAGCCGTGATATGGagttgtttcttttgcgaGACCACATCTTTCTCCTGACGGATCTTGTTGCCGATTGGGCATCCGGCCCTCCAGCAGAATACTATACATTCGTGCCGTTCAACTACAAGCtgagcctttcttttgtaaACCTACGATTGTTTGTGAATGTCAATGACATGAATATCATCAGTAACCCATCTGATTTGGATGACAACCGCCTACTGGTGATCAAGGGCGAAAGATTGACCTCTGATGTTCTGATCCCTTTGAACAGATATAAACCAGAGCAGAATACTGTGAGTTTCAATGTCCGGCTTCAGGATGCTGGTATAGATTACTTGAGCCCGTTGTGGGATACCCTTCACACTTTCTTGCAAGATAAATCGGCTGCCACCCTAGAGACCATGTCCATTGATGGATCTTACAGCTATTACCTTTCTACATCGTCCGAGTTGACTGACACTTTATTCCTCAATATTGAGGGTTTATCCCCTAAACTTTACTTGTTTGGTTTCTTGATTCGTTCATTTATGACAATCAAGGAGAATTACTTCGGGGAAGAAATGCATTTTAAGACTCTCGAAGAGTTTCAGGACCTCGCCTATGCGAAGGAACCCTCAGAGACGCATAACGGAATAAACCCCAATAGGAAATCGAATGATCTAGATGTTATAGTTCATGTCACTGTGGATAATCCCTGTGCTCTGCTCCCAGAAAACATATATGACCGGCTGAAGTGTCTAAGGCTCACCGCGCCTTCCTTGGAGATTGACCTGCGATTTACCAATTACTACATGGATTTGGAGTTCTCAATCGCTCCTTTGAAGGTCGGCTTGGAGTCCCATCTGGCAGGCAAACACCCTAGAATATCTGACTCTCAGCTTTTCATCGATGGAGTTTCTGTTCATGGTCATCGCTTGTTCGGACTCCCCCCTGCTGAGCCAACCTATGTTTGCAACTGGGATTTCAAGCTAGGTCGAGTTATCGGAGAATGCTCGACGGAGTTTATATCCTGTTTAGGGCCAGCATTGAAGAGTTTTGACTTTTCTTTCGATAACGAAGAAAATGCCCTCCCTCCATTGTTTCCCATTGCTCTCCACGACGTTACGTTTCTTAGAGCGAGGATCGGTATGATTCATGTCTCTGTGCTCCTAGACAAGACGGCCTTAGTACTGAGCTCTGGGCCGGTGACAACGAAGTTCAACGACTGGACAAATGCCAAGTTCTCAAAACGGATGAGCCTTCTCGTGCCCGAGCTCGTTATCGCTGCAGTGGACCATGAACTCGTTGGTCGACTAGAGGGTCCAACCCGACCTGAGGTGACTCCTTTAGCGCTCTTTGAGACAACGATCAACTTGAGGATGGCTCAGCGAAAGAACGACATTGTGGAAAGCCGAAGATTACAACAGGAGCACATCAAAGTACATGATCAAAGAACACAGAGAACACCATGGCTATTATTTGACTGGGAGGAAGTCGATCCTGATTCAACACACCTTAATGATGACGACTTAACGCTACCGACTATTGCTATACCTGCTATGCCTGAACCTGTTATTAAAAACATGAATATGGGACACCTATCGGCAAAGAGAAGCGTTTTCTCGGATGGCAGCAGTTACGCAAGCTCTGAAggtttccttgtttcctcAGATGCCTCGAGTGTGCAACGTGGACGCAGAAAAGGAGATCGTAGCACGACCTACACCTCGAGCTTGGTATCAGAAGGACAGCGCCAAACCTCGGTTCAGCTACCGCCAGGGCTCCGTCAGGATAGCCATTCGActgaagaacagagaaatcCATCCACCATTCTTCAGAATTCGTCAAATCCTTGGGACATGCCTGATTTCTCACTACATAAAGTGAACCTGGATACCTCACAATTACCCTCACGTCACACCTCCAGTGATGATATCCGCCCAGATGATCTGTTCGTGACAAAGTTCGATCCTCAATTCTCGCCTTCTGCAGAAGACCAGACAACCCATACTAACTTCGCAATCGTACTACCCAATGGTGTCCGAGGCAGTTGTGCTCCcgactttcttttcatgtTATCATCCTTGATTGAGGGGCTGCAGGCTAGACACCCAACTAACATCATTGATTCACTCCAAAAAGATGTTGTATCCGACATTGTAGGCTACGAAAAGGCACTGAAAAGTCCAAAGAGATCGACAAGCGTTGCAATACGAACACCGGTCATACTCGTGAAGCTGGAAAACTTATCTGAAGCTCCCAGCAAATACGAATCCGGTTTCCGGGATGAGTATAGGGTTGAGATCGCCCATTTGAAGACAGAAATCAGGACAAAGgttgaaagagagaaaggcGATCTTCTTGCgggaataaaaaaaagctcCACCGTTCATGCGGCCGCCGAAAGTCTTTCAATATCCGTTGAGGGTACTCGAGCTGACGCATATCAAGAAAGGGCTGAACTTACTTGTCTCTTTGGTGACATGAACTTTTGGCTTGTGACAAAGCCTATGATAAAATCGAACTTCCAGGCTCGAGCTTTCGACACAGTCACTTATACAAAATCAGTGGAGCATCTTGCTTATCTAGTTCGTCGTACAACCACGATGTTTGACTCTGTTACCTCTTCTCTACAGCATAATTCGTCCCTAGAGAACAAACGTCTACGGCTccttatttattttcttacTCAGCCAGCTGCCAACATACCTGATCCCGCGTTCCTTACACGGATCTCATACGTGCTCAGAGTTGCGCCTACACACTTGCGACAGCACGATTCTTGGAAGATAATCTCTCGGATTCGTAATGTATACGATAATTTGCCCTCTCACCAGAAGGAGGACTTGGCTTCAAGATGTCTTAATAATGACCTTTCATTACCACCGGACGCCAGAACTACCGTCCTCTCCGGCTTTGATGAATGGCGGGCTTGGGATCTGGCGCATGTTGGGAAGAGTTACGTCATGCAAAGAGTATGGAGTTCCTTCGTACCAAAGATGGAGAGTACACCGTCACCAGCATACTTCTCTTCCACCGTAAAATTGCTTCGCTTCTCTATCGATCCCGGCCCAAAGGAAAGTGATTTCGTGGTCGAGGATCTGTCGACAGCTTTATCTATCAACCCACAGGATGGAACACTTTTGGGCGCTGAGGCAAAGCCAACCAATTTGACGATTGTGCAGGCTTACTGCTCTTCTATCAGTCTCCGACTGCGATGGGAGATTCTCGAGCTAGTGGAAGGATTGTTGCGGACAATGTCTACAGTCACCTTGGAATCTACTACACCAACCCAAGCTCTGTATACCGAGTCAAAGGAGTCCAAGGAGCTGCAAGTAGTGTTTGGAGCTGATACTGGGTCCATAAATCTTGATGGCATCAATGCCAAACTTGCGTTCACTGGGCGGGGCTTGAGAAGCTCGGTTGTTCAGAAACTAGACGGCATCCGGGGTCCGGACTGTCTGAGTGCACTAATAAGTGCACAAGCGTGCTCTTCTGAGTTATCGGATCTCTGTAAAGTGATTATGTCATGGAAGGTTGGTGACCCGCATTTGTATTGTTCGCGTGTCTcccaggaaaaagaaggagagctgGAAAATGAGTGGAAAATTGCTGGTTCAAGCAAGAGACTTCGATATGATATGAGAGAAGACCCGTTGAGCCTCGCGCACATTGCGGACCGTCTTatagaagatgaagttcGGTATATTCATCGGCTTACCAGCAACATGAACCCCTCAGCTCACCAATCGAGTGAGGGTATTTCGTCGGCAAGGAAGCCGGTCTGCAACAAATTCCATATCGCTATGTTCTTAGGTGATTATCGACTCAGTTTCTGTATCCTGCCGTCCTTAACATATGTGATTACTGGAGAAGTGGCACGCACATCTATGGTACCGACGATGGATTCAAAAGTCGAAGTAGATTTCGACTTAAAAAGGAACTTGCATACCTTCCTGTCCAACAACGGCAATGGATGGCACTCTCTGTCGGTGTTAGAAATACCACCTATCAACGGTCGAGTTGTTGCGAACACGTCGCCAGTCCGTATGGATATGGAGGTTGACGTTACGATTGAACTCATCCAACTTGAAGCCAGCGCTGTGCGAAGCCTTCTGGGCGCCCTAACAAAACCGGAGTTCTCTCACTTAATGTCTGATCTTAAACAAAATGTGGAAACTCTACAACTGCACCTCAACGATGCTCTTGCCCTTGATAAAGGGCCACCACGACAAAAGGAACCCTCAAATGGTCACAGCATACTGTATAAGGCGCGCATGACAATGGCAGGCACGAAGATCCACGCCAGTGCTCCTGCTATTAGTGGGAAAAAGTATTCGGCAGACATGGACATCAGTCTTGGAATGATACGCATGCGCCTCAACAATGGTCTGGAACAAAGACACCCTATGGAATACCCAGAATTCCACGTCAACACGTCTAATATCAGCTTCGACCTACGAAAGCAAGAGGCTACAATTAGTCGCTCATATTGTAATTTCACCATCGACGCTAAACTCCAGGGCACCTCGATGCTACGCGAGAACGGCGAGGCCAGACGTGTATTCCATTTTAGCAGTAAAAGATTAGATGTCGAACTATTCCCTGAGACGGCTGCGCTAGTAGTCGATATGGCAACCCACCTTCAAGAGCGCATCAAAACTTTGGATCTCTCTCATGAGGTCAAACGTTTCAAGAAATTACGAAGACGAGCCAATGCAGTACCGAGAGTTCCGAGCATACAGGTCAATGATGACTCCCGTTCGGAGGACTTGTTCAGCGCTATGTTTTCGTTAGACCTGAACTTAATTCAGGTTGGCTGGAATATGTCTACCGTTCCCCTGCCTATATCTGGGCGCAAACCTGATGATTTGGTTTTCTCTATCAGGCGCCTAGAGCTATCGAACAAGAGAACCAATACCGCAAAACTACGTATCGAAGAcatgcagctgcagatggTACCCTATTTAGGTAATAGGCGAACGCGTTCTCTTAACTCGGCTCTATTACCGGAGCTGGTCTTCAACGTGGCGTATTCTTCTGCAGGCCGAGAAGTACGACTAGCCTTTCAAGCGGCTGGAAAATCTCTCGATATACGAGCCACGTCTGACTTTATACTGCCGGGAAGCATGATACGAGACTCCATTGCGGCTTCCAGCCGAATCATCCGTGAGGCTAATTCTACATTGGTGTCGAAATCATCTGATGATAACTCCAAACCCCGTGCACTTTTCGGGAACAAACGCTTTCGTTCCGTGCTGGTAGATGTGGATTTCGCTGGTGCAATCGTGTCTCTACAAGGCAGGCATACTGGTGACCAGCAGGCTCTGCTGACAGCTACTCTAAAGGGAAGCAAACTGTCTGAGGCAAAGTACGGTCAATATATTCAAGGAGATGCAGTAGCCACTGCAACATTTAGGGCTCCTGGGGTGGCCTTGAAAGTACAGTTCGAAGACAATGGACAAGACAATCCACGGCTTAACGCAGAGCTGAAGATCGATGCTTCTACGAATGTCCTATATCCAAGCCTTGTTCCATTACTAAAGCAAATGACTGATACCGTAAAAGAAGTCATGGGTGGCCAAGAAAAGCCCAGAAGGCCGTCTGGCGCAATGATGCTGCAGCCGCAGAGACTAATGCAGGAGGCCCCTCTCGACATGAATGCTAAGGACTCCATCCTAGGGAGGTGTATACTGAACGTTGGCCTCCTGATCTGCAAGCAAGAGTTCAGCTTGAGCTGCCAACCTATCGCTAGGGTTGCAGCTACCGCGAGTTTTGATACCGTCTATGTGACGATCAATACGGTACAATCTGATGACTACGGGCGATTCTTAGCACTTCTAGTGGCTTTCAACTCTCTAGAAGCTTCGGTGAAGCATGTGTACTCCAATGAATCGACCGCGAGTTTTGAAGTGAACTCGATGGTCATGTCTCTCATGAATAGCAAGCACCTCGGCAATTCAAAAGGCATATCGGCTGTTCTTAGGATAAGTCCAATGCAGGTGGCCCTCAATGCCAAACAAGTTCAggattttcttctcttccggGAAATATGGCTGCCGGCAGCTGACAATATTGAAACGAAGCCAGCTTTTCCGCCGCAGTCCACTGAGTCACAAGCATATATCGTCCAGCGATATCAACAGGTggcatcggcatcggcatTCCCCTGGAATACGACAATAGCCatcgagaagctggagatTCAGCTTGATCTGGGTTCCTCCCTTGGGAAAGCCCAGTTTGCCATCAATGACCTATGGTTGTCGTCAAAGAAAACATCTGACCGAGAACAGACCCTCTGTGTTGGCTTCAAGGCCACAGGAATTGAAAGCAAAGGTCGAATGAGCGGACTGATCGAGCTCCAGACGTTCAGAGTGCAGACATCAATTCAATGGCCGGACGACACTTATCATAATAAGACACCGCTCATTCAGGCTTCGATATCCTTCAGCCTGTTTCAAGCAAAGGTATCATTTGACTATCAGCCCTTCCTTATCGCACATATCACAATGTTCGACTTCTTGATGTACAATGTCTGCAGTGCGTCGGGTAACGGACACCAGCGGCTCTTCAGCATATTGGAGGGCGAGCAAGTGCAAGTTTTCTGTACAAGCTTGACCGCATCACAGACGGTTGCATTATATCAAGCCTGGCAACGACTAGTACAAGACAAACAGGCGTCGTACGAGGCTGCATTGCGTGAGGTTGAAAGATACATGCGTCGAAGGTCATCAGTTTTCGCTAGTAAAGCTGATCTACCAGCGAAGGACGTAGCCAGAGATGCagacgagaaggaggaaaaggcacCAATCTCTTTGCAGACAGGTGTTGCAGTTACCATCAAATCTGTCAATATAGGTGTTTTTCCAAGCTCCTTTTTCGATAACCATGTGCTTCGGCTGGATGCACACGATGCGCAGGCTCGCTTTGATGTATCACTACAGGAAGGTAAAATACACAGTGCGCTGGGACTCACACTTGGCCAGTTACGTGTCGCACTGTCCAGTATTGTGCGGCCTGGACCTACggaggttgaggagcttcTTGTCGGTGAGATCGCAAACCGTGTGCTGGCCTCCAGCGGCGGCACAATACTAAAAGTTCCTCGGCTCGTGGCGCAAATGGAAACCTGGCAAATTCCCGGCACCCAGCAAATCGACTATATCTTCCGCAGTACGTTCGAAGGGAAAGTCGATGTTGGGTGGAACTACTCGCGCATTAGTTTTATCCGAGATATGTGGGAATCTCATTCCCGGGCATTGACCTCCAGGCTCGGAAAGCCCCTGCCGCCATCCGCAGTGCGCATTACGGGCGGGTTGAATGAAGGTGGCGGTGACAAGAAGGACCAGCAACAGGAAAAGATCACAGCGGTTGTAAATGTCCCGCAGTCGAAGTACACGTATGTTGCGCTGGAGCCGCCGGTAATCGAGACGCCGCAGCTCCGCGATATGGGTGAGGCTACCCCACCATTGGAGTGGATTGGGCTTCAGCGTGACAGGCTGCCCAATGTCACTCATCAAATCATTATTGTGACATTACTAGAAATTGCAAAAGAAGTGGAGGATGCATATGGGAAGATCCTAGGATCGTCGTGA